The following are from one region of the Lytechinus pictus isolate F3 Inbred chromosome 4, Lp3.0, whole genome shotgun sequence genome:
- the LOC129258936 gene encoding translocation protein SEC63 homolog, with translation MFMKIAKAHAALTDEESRRNWEEYGSPDGRQATTFGIALPAWIVDQNNSVWVLAAYGLAFMVFLPIAVGTWWYRSIRYTAVEILIDTTQLFMHFLYKTPCMNLKRALMILSGSFEFEKSHNSQVVNRPSDNEELPPLVREFSNDIGLKNKERPFCFPYSVKVRTLIYAHLARSDLPPKTLDVDRLFVVKKCPQLIQEMVNTAAQLIFWHKINKGNPSKEPRLETIEHIMKLSPMIVQSTWDKSPLMQLPHFTEETLRLCQSKRRNVKSISQFIKLKDSDKRYILRHLDERQYQDVLNVCASLPLIDADLKLEVVDDDDKATITAGAFVTATVTLRRDTFTLQSDGDIGSSNLALEAGGDTEDLKTEEKDSPSVNKNKPKVWEKQQKKKKGKGGGGGNKPKPKKQQPQQQKKPATKPATLTANSTPSKTSTNDDNLEVIPVDQDDENGSGVDSDEEISQNSASDEEGVEDAGEDEEEWDELQSTLTRKEKVLEGITKESHEVHSPYFPEVKHEWWWVYIADRKSHKLITSTAMVYDLKDKKEVQLQFRAPSKGNYQFSLCVRSDSYLDLDFIKSIKVDVKEAKKIEDHHPQWDITDDEKEDEAEDSAVSDYTTDDEESDDE, from the exons ATGTTCATGAAGATTGCTAAAGCTCACGCTGc GTTAACGGATGAAGAATCAAGAAGAAACTGGGAAGAGTATGGCAGCCCGGATGGTAGACAAG CCACAACGTTTGGTATTGCATTGCCAGCATGGATTGTGGATCAGAATAACTCTGTATGG GTGTTAGCTGCATATGGATTAGCATTCATGGTCTTCTTGCCTATTGCTGTG GGTACATGGTGGTACCGCTCCATCCGTTATACTGCAGTTGAGATCCTCATAGACACCACACAGCTATTCATGCACTTTCTTTACAAGACCCCCTGTATGAACCTCAAAC GTGCCTTGATGATTCTTTCTGGATCATTTGAGTTTGAGAAGAGTCATAACAGTCAGGTCGTTAACAGACCAAGCGATAACGAAGAGCTCCCTCCG CTTGTGAGGGAGTTTTCCAATGATATCGGTCTGAAGAACAAGGAGCGTCCATTCTGTTTTCCTTACAGTGTCAAGGTCAGGACATTGATATACGCTCACCTTGCTAGATCGGATCTACCTCCTAAAACTCTGGATGTAG ATCGTCTTTTTGTCGTGAAGAAATGCCCTCAGCTTATTCAAGAGATGGTCAACACAGCAGCACAGCTTATTTTCTGGCacaaaataaacaaaggaaatC cttCTAAAGAGCCGCGTCTTGAAACGATAGAACATATAATGAAGCTCAGTCCTATGATTGTCCAATCTACATGGGATAAGAGTCCACTTATGCAGCTTCCACACTTCACAGAAGAGACACTTAGACTGTGCCAGTCAAAAAGG aGAAATGTCAAGAGTATATCACAGTTCATCAAGCTTAAAGACAGTGACAAAAG GTATATTCTTCGTCACCTAGATGAAAGGCAGTACCAAGATGTACTCAATGTCTGTGCTAGTCTACCACTCATAGATGCAGACCTCAAATTAGAAG ttgttgatgatgatgacaaggcAACTATAACAGCCGGAGCCTTTGTCACTGCTACAGTAACACTCAGAAGAGATACGTTTACA TTACAATCAGATGGTGATATAGGCAGTAGTAACCTCGCGTTAGAAGCGGGAGGTGACACGGAAGAtttaaaaacagaagaaaag GATTCTCCATCTGTTAACAAAAACAAGCCAAAGGTATGGGAGAAGCagcagaaaaagaagaaaggaaaagggggtgGAGGAGGTAacaaaccaaaacccaagaagcaACAACCTCAACAACAAAAGAAACCTGCCACAAAGCCTGCCACTCTTACAGCTAACAGCACCCCATCTAAAACCAgcactaatgatgataatctaGAAGTCATACCT GTGGACCAGGATGATGAGAATGGCAGTGGTGTTGATAGTGATGAGGAGATTAGCCAAAACTCAGCTAG TGATGAAGAAGGAGTGGAGGATGCAGGGGAAGATGAGGAGGAGTGGGATGAACTCCAATCAACCTTGACGAGGAAAGAGAAAGTCCTAGAAGGCATCACTAAAGAATCTCATGAAGTTCATTCGCCTTATTTCCCCGAGGTGAAGCACGAGTGGTGGTGGGTGTATATAGCCGATAGGAAATCACACAAGCTCATTACATCAACCGCAATGGTCTATGATCTCAAAGATAAGAAAGAG GTTCAACTGCAATTTCGAGCCCCGTCCAAGGGTAACTACCAGTTCTCTCTGTGTGTTCGTTCTGACTCCTACTTGGACCTAGATTTCATAAAATCAATCAAG GTCGATGTGAAGGAAGCTAAGAAGATTGAAGACCACCATCCTCAATGGGATATCACTGATGACGAGAAGGAGGACGAAGCGGAGGACAGCGCCGTCTCTGATTACACCACGGACGATGAAGAAAGCGATGACGAATAG